GAGCATGCGCGCAAGCCGCACAGATGCCTGGCCGTAAGATTTCCGACTCTCGCGGACGCTTCGAGTATTGTTGACGAATCCGGCGGGGGCATGGTTCGGGTTTCACCGGCGGCCTTGTCCGCGGCGATGAGGGAACGCTCGCAGACAGCCCGTTGTTGGCCCCGGCCAAGAGTGTCCGCGGGTCTTCCAGCATCCATGTTCTTGACGCTCATGGGCACGGCCGTATAGTGGCGACCGGCGAGCCTGGGACAAGCCGGCTGGTGACCCGGGGCGCAGACTTCAAGCCTTCCTTTTGTATCGAGAGCAAGACTCGCAATGTCATCAACAGCAATCGTTTACGTCAACGGCAGAGAAATCCTGGATTCTTGCGGCAACCCGACCATTGAAGCCACCGTCGTGCTGGAGAACGAGTGTGTGGGGCAGGCCTCAGTTCCGTCGGGGAGGTCCAAAGCCGCAGATGAGGCGGTCGAGCTTCGCGACGGGGACATGGCGCGATACGGGGGCATGGGCGTACTGAAAGCCGTTGAAAACATCAACGAGAGGATCGCCGAAGCCATCTTGGGGCTCGATGCCTGCGACCAGGAGTCGGTGGACCGGGAGATGATCAATCTCGATGGCAGCCCCAACAAGGGCAACCTCGGGGCCAATGCCATCCTGGCAGTCTCGATGGCAGTGGCCAAGGCGGCTGCCGAGGCGTGCAAACTGCCGCTCTTCCGATACCTTGGTGGGGTAAGTGCCCATGTCATGCCAGTCCCGATGATGAACATGCTCGACGGGGGCCGGCGCGCCGACAACAACGTGGATTTCCAGGAATTCCTGATTCAACCGTGGGGTGCCCCGACCTTCCGCGAAGCCTTGCGGTGGAGTGCCGAGATCCAGCAAACCCTCGCAAGTATTCTGAGCGAAAGGGGTTACAGCGTTTCCGTCGGTGATGAAGGTGGTTTTGCCCCGAAGCTCAAGAACAATGATGAGGCTTTCGAGCTGATGGCCATGGCCGTGGAGAAAGCCGGCTACAAGCTGGGCGAGCAGATCTTTTTTGCCCTGGATCCGGCCATGAGTGAGCTATTCGGTGAGGCCAAGGCCAAGGGCAAGGTAGGGTATTGCCTCTTCAAGAGCGATCCGGACCGGATCCTCGGCAGCGACGAGGTGATCGACTGCTGGCTGGCTCTATGCAGGAAATGGCCTCTTCGCAGCCTTGAAGACGGGCTGGCCGAGGACGACAGGGACGGTTGGAAGAAACTGACCGCCAGCCTGGGTGGGAAGATCCAGCTTGTCGCGGATGACCTGTGTTCGACCCTCATGAATCGCCTTGGGCGAGGGTTTCGGGAAGGGATCGCCAACAGCATCCTGGTCAAAACCGACCAGATCGGGTGCCTGACCGAAACGCTCAACACCATCAATCTGGCCATGCGAAACGGCTATACGACGGTGGTCAGTCACGGAAGCGGCGAAACTGAAGACACCACAATTGCCGATATTGCAGTAGCGACGAATGCCGGTCAGATCAAGGCCGGCGGCGTCAGACGGAGCGATCGGGTCGCAAAGTACAACCAGTTGCTCCGTATCGAGGAACACCTCGGAGACGAGGCCGTCTTCGGAGGCACGTTCTGGAACAAGTAACGGCCGGACAGAGGTTCGGGCATGGACGCCGACACTTGCCCAACCGAGCAGGACAACCAGACCGCTATCCACCCCGAACAGGGCGCCCAAGGCGGCGGTCGGGCGGACAGCCCCGGGGGCGTTGTCGCCCAGCATTGCATCATGTTCTGGGCGCTGACGGTGCTGGCCATGGCCGTTTTCGCCCCCTGCGTGCTGGCTCCCATTTATGCTGAAACCGAACAGATCATGGAGACGGAACAGAAGCTGGAACGGCTGGTGGCGGACCTGAAGGATCAGGCAAATCGAAATGAAGAGCGGATCAAGGCCATCAAGGCGGATCCGCAGGTCAACCAGCGGATCATCCGCCGCGAACTGAACTACCGGTTTGAAGGGGAACAGATCATCCAGTGGCCGGCAGCGGAGTTGGCCAGCACAAGGCTGGATCTATCGATGCTGGAAGGTGCACAGGAACCCCTTCCGCCGATCAACCCCTATCCGGCGTGGGTGCTGAGACTCAGGCAATGGCTTCCGGCCTGGCCGTGGCACAAGCTTTTCGTCGAATCTCCCAACCGCGAGCTGCTGGCGATCATGGCCGCCGGACTGCTGGCGACGGCGTTTTTTCTTTATGGTCCGCTGCCGCCGATCGCCGGACCACAAAGAGACGATCGCTGAGCACTCACAAGACATCTGGGAAACTCACAGGCGCCTGACCCCATTACTCACACCCCAACCACTCGCGAAGGCTTCGGGAGGTTTGACCGTATGGCCGACCTGCCTACCATGGCACCCCGCACCAACGGATGAACGCTCGAATGGGTTGACGTTCGCCTCGCGGCGTTTGTTTACGGGGAGCTTTGGTCATGGCGTTTGACAGGGGATCGTTCAGTTTCAAGCGGTTTTTCGTTTCGGGGCGGAGCCCCCAGCGTGTGGATGAGGCGCTGCTCGGACAATTGGCGGCCAAGGCCATCGGTGCCGACAGCATTCAGACGGCCGACCACAGCGAAATCGGGTGGAGCACCGGTGAACACATTCTCGACACCGAGTTCGACTTCGCCAAGAACGCAGTGGCCGACGGCTTGTACTTCGCTCTGCGGATCGACACCAACAAGCCACCGACCGAACTGGTTCGCAGCTACCAGAAGATCAACGAGCAGGCGATGCTGCGAGCCACCGGCCGCGAGTTCCTCAGCAAGGCCCAGCGCCGCGAGGCCAGGGAGCAGGCTCTGGCGCGCTTGGACTCC
Above is a window of Phycisphaerae bacterium DNA encoding:
- the eno gene encoding phosphopyruvate hydratase; the protein is MSSTAIVYVNGREILDSCGNPTIEATVVLENECVGQASVPSGRSKAADEAVELRDGDMARYGGMGVLKAVENINERIAEAILGLDACDQESVDREMINLDGSPNKGNLGANAILAVSMAVAKAAAEACKLPLFRYLGGVSAHVMPVPMMNMLDGGRRADNNVDFQEFLIQPWGAPTFREALRWSAEIQQTLASILSERGYSVSVGDEGGFAPKLKNNDEAFELMAMAVEKAGYKLGEQIFFALDPAMSELFGEAKAKGKVGYCLFKSDPDRILGSDEVIDCWLALCRKWPLRSLEDGLAEDDRDGWKKLTASLGGKIQLVADDLCSTLMNRLGRGFREGIANSILVKTDQIGCLTETLNTINLAMRNGYTTVVSHGSGETEDTTIADIAVATNAGQIKAGGVRRSDRVAKYNQLLRIEEHLGDEAVFGGTFWNK